A single Paenibacillus sp. FSL R5-0517 DNA region contains:
- a CDS encoding AAA family ATPase, with product MSKLIFFLGGAGSGKTTLAKALSRKHKAAFFDMDILLRPAAEAIMTLQGLDPSDRDSPEYKRLCRDLGYRITMDAALDNVQLGIDTIVVGPFTKEIGTPDWIAQELARIERSLEDTDVRVAYIYLENESLYHERITARQSPLDDWKLDNWDTFTASLVRKEVAWPLPASSVAYIDNSSDDPAIAYTELERRMYE from the coding sequence ATGAGCAAACTAATTTTCTTTCTCGGCGGGGCCGGAAGTGGCAAGACCACCCTTGCCAAAGCCCTTTCCCGTAAACATAAAGCGGCTTTCTTCGATATGGATATCCTGCTTCGTCCCGCGGCTGAGGCAATTATGACCCTTCAGGGACTCGATCCATCCGACCGGGATTCGCCTGAATACAAGCGGCTGTGCCGTGATCTTGGGTACCGCATTACGATGGACGCAGCTCTGGATAACGTTCAGTTGGGTATCGACACGATCGTTGTCGGGCCATTTACCAAAGAAATCGGAACCCCGGATTGGATTGCTCAGGAACTTGCAAGAATTGAGCGTTCTCTGGAAGACACGGATGTGCGGGTGGCTTATATTTATCTGGAGAATGAATCGTTGTATCACGAGCGGATTACAGCGAGACAATCTCCATTGGATGACTGGAAACTTGATAACTGGGATACCTTCACAGCTTCTCTAGTCCGTAAAGAAGTAGCATGGCCCCTCCCTGCTTCATCCGTCGCTTATATCGACAACTCCAGTGATGATCCTGCGATTGCCTATACCGAACTTGAACGACGGATGTACGAGTAG
- a CDS encoding helix-turn-helix transcriptional regulator, whose protein sequence is MQVNKQMIKGSTETLILTLLQERPLYGYELIKELHRQSEGVFNLKEGTLYPILHAMEIEGWVESYWMEVEGRKRKYYSIRDKGMEALESKKAEWNLFRRAVDRVLGEGGLT, encoded by the coding sequence TTGCAGGTTAACAAACAAATGATTAAAGGTAGTACCGAAACATTAATTCTGACCTTGCTTCAGGAACGACCCTTGTATGGTTATGAATTAATTAAGGAATTACATCGTCAATCCGAGGGTGTGTTTAATCTGAAAGAGGGCACGTTATATCCTATTTTGCATGCCATGGAGATTGAAGGATGGGTAGAGTCGTACTGGATGGAGGTTGAAGGCCGTAAACGTAAATATTATTCGATTCGTGACAAGGGCATGGAGGCCTTAGAAAGTAAAAAAGCGGAGTGGAATTTGTTCCGTAGAGCTGTGGATCGGGTGCTTGGGGAAGGAGGCCTGACATGA
- a CDS encoding FtsW/RodA/SpoVE family cell cycle protein: MTNRDERIQHYLDHMCVEVKAREVHNDLRDELGNHMEEIILDKEQEGYTEEEAIAYAIEQMGDPAVVGKSMHRLHRHRMHWGLLVGLIALSIISLFLMWVFTINVADEKYQFLYRNHVVYTVIGVMLMLFFIYFDYRKLKKAAWWIYILLNVMLWISPMITTDIYGNSRYWSLFGLTLDLTTASVWILPLAIGAIMVDKLRSNCNMQSILTYIAMVTIPAVLLFQTLDWVRLFLFGIMSIILFGWLTRKWLYTVIGAVITGIIFVLLLFFADQYGRLVRLTVVLNLQDDPYGSAYSNYSIIEIIRSSGWWGNGIDTTFDRFKTSYFNYPGVLLIDVFGWSAGILLLVAIIWFVANMVKMLPRIWDDFGRMIIVSITAMFAMQIIYSLAMTTGKAPIISITFPLIGYGNHLMFDYAMLGLLLGIYRRKDTTSKKNDEMPKKMDADLLTNS; encoded by the coding sequence ATGACGAATCGAGATGAACGAATTCAGCATTATCTTGATCACATGTGTGTTGAGGTTAAAGCTCGCGAAGTACATAACGACTTGCGTGATGAGTTGGGAAACCACATGGAAGAGATCATTTTGGACAAAGAACAAGAAGGTTATACAGAGGAAGAAGCAATTGCATACGCCATTGAACAGATGGGCGATCCAGCTGTTGTAGGCAAGAGTATGCACCGGTTACATCGTCACCGAATGCATTGGGGGCTGTTAGTTGGATTAATTGCTTTGTCTATAATAAGTCTGTTCTTAATGTGGGTTTTTACGATTAATGTAGCAGATGAAAAGTATCAGTTCTTATATCGCAATCATGTCGTGTACACCGTTATAGGTGTAATGTTGATGTTGTTCTTTATTTACTTTGATTATCGTAAGTTGAAAAAAGCTGCTTGGTGGATCTATATTCTACTGAATGTCATGTTATGGATCAGTCCAATGATAACTACAGATATTTATGGTAATAGCAGATATTGGAGCTTATTTGGCTTAACACTAGACCTTACCACAGCTTCAGTGTGGATTTTGCCACTTGCTATAGGTGCCATTATGGTGGACAAGCTTCGTTCCAATTGTAATATGCAATCCATATTGACCTACATTGCGATGGTAACGATTCCCGCAGTACTATTGTTTCAAACGTTGGACTGGGTTCGCTTGTTTCTGTTTGGCATAATGTCCATTATTTTATTTGGCTGGCTCACGCGAAAATGGCTTTATACAGTCATAGGTGCTGTTATAACAGGAATTATTTTTGTATTGTTATTGTTCTTTGCAGATCAATACGGACGACTGGTGAGGCTCACTGTCGTTTTGAATCTTCAGGATGATCCTTATGGCAGTGCCTATAGTAACTATTCCATTATCGAAATTATTCGATCATCAGGTTGGTGGGGTAACGGGATTGATACAACGTTTGACAGGTTTAAAACGAGTTATTTCAATTATCCAGGAGTGCTGCTCATTGATGTGTTTGGCTGGTCTGCCGGGATACTGCTATTGGTGGCGATCATCTGGTTTGTTGCCAATATGGTGAAAATGCTTCCTCGCATATGGGATGATTTTGGTCGTATGATTATTGTCAGTATCACAGCTATGTTTGCAATGCAAATCATCTATTCGCTGGCTATGACTACCGGAAAAGCACCTATTATCAGTATCACTTTTCCTTTAATTGGATACGGAAATCACTTGATGTTTGATTACGCCATGCTCGGTTTACTGCTCGGTATTTACCGCCGGAAGGATACTACTTCGAAGAAAAATGACGAAATGCCGAAGAAGATGGATGCCGACCTACTGACCAATTCATAG